The proteins below come from a single Aegilops tauschii subsp. strangulata cultivar AL8/78 chromosome 6, Aet v6.0, whole genome shotgun sequence genomic window:
- the LOC109771116 gene encoding uncharacterized protein, with protein sequence MPSLQKALPPELADNALRLFRECLRRAKFIGNQQHNTGLLVSMVRQQFKKNMHETDPEKIQKMKDDAARGLINHIIYESEKMTGRKFSG encoded by the exons ATGCCTTCACTGCAAAAAGCTTTACCTCCAGAACTTGCTGATAATGCACTCAGA TTATTCCGGGAGTGTTTAAGGAGGGCAAAGTTCATTGGTAATCAG CAACACAACACAGGGCTTCTCGTTTCCATGGTGAGGCAACAGTTCAAGAAAAACATGCATGAGACTGATCCTGAGAAGATACAGAAGATGAAGGACGA TGCGGCAAGGGGCCTTATCAATCACATCATATATGAGTCGGAGAAGATGACAGGGCGCAAATTCTCGGGTTAA